In Helicobacter mastomyrinus, a single genomic region encodes these proteins:
- a CDS encoding LPP20 family lipoprotein: MKNSLLKSSMVAGFAIFTLSGCGDLLNVGSDSNGSANGLIPPSASNQPMYAPIQAPTYPPMAGYNTNPNLISRPVSPNQRVNTLVVEKVEMPGLNRDSLEPRFERDNDYIGQNDGIPNSPILTPENEITLSAVGIGVSPENSLSPSQAFAMAKRAAIVDAYRQIGEKMYGIRVNAQDTVRDMMLQSSTVKTKVQALIRNAEILETVYKDGLCQVNMELKLDGRIWHRILSNGRA; this comes from the coding sequence ATGAAAAATAGTTTGCTTAAAAGTTCGATGGTTGCAGGTTTTGCCATATTTACATTAAGTGGATGTGGAGATTTGCTCAATGTTGGGAGTGATTCAAATGGATCGGCAAATGGCTTAATCCCTCCAAGTGCAAGTAATCAGCCGATGTATGCACCCATTCAAGCACCTACATATCCACCAATGGCAGGGTATAATACAAATCCTAATCTTATATCTCGCCCTGTAAGTCCAAATCAAAGAGTAAATACGCTTGTGGTAGAGAAGGTTGAAATGCCCGGATTAAATAGAGATAGCCTTGAGCCACGTTTTGAGCGAGATAATGACTATATTGGGCAAAATGATGGCATTCCTAATTCGCCTATCCTTACACCAGAGAATGAAATTACCCTGAGTGCAGTGGGTATAGGTGTATCACCTGAAAATTCTCTCTCTCCATCACAGGCTTTTGCAATGGCAAAGAGAGCGGCGATTGTCGATGCGTATCGTCAAATCGGTGAAAAAATGTATGGTATTAGAGTGAATGCGCAAGATACCGTGCGTGATATGATGCTTCAAAGTTCCACTGTGAAAACAAAAGTGCAGGCTCTTATCCGCAATGCAGAGATTCTTGAAACTGTGTATAAAGATGGCTTGTGCCAGGTAAATATGGAATTAAAGCTTGATGGTAGAATCTGGCATAGGATTTTATCCAATGGACGTGCATAA
- a CDS encoding glycosyltransferase family 2 protein: MSSHIHFYIIIPLYNAERYIKRCLKSIKSQTYRDFTAIMINDGSTDKSIEIVTACIKDDKRFILLSQDNQGQSMARNKALEIVRDMPPPHYTKSHYIYFVDADDYLESNALEHITKILEQYKVDVLVENSITARDAQSNEIVPFDYSVFPQHIKGLYTPHTLIQSLGEERHIATTWAFVVNVDFLIASRISFIPSIVYEDLAFCTQIILAAQSIYVDNAHVYNYVLSPDSIMRAKSSFQTYAKQTYSLFVLLQTFVVLERQSTDMIFKDFYHHVCLDRAKKLMQSLQFIGYKAGFSKADLKPYLPYIRGKYRFCYHFPRIYGIPKRIRLVL; this comes from the coding sequence ATGAGTAGTCATATACATTTTTATATCATTATTCCCCTATATAATGCAGAACGTTACATCAAACGATGTTTGAAGTCTATCAAGTCTCAAACCTATAGAGATTTCACCGCTATTATGATTAACGATGGCAGCACCGATAAAAGCATAGAGATAGTGACTGCTTGTATCAAAGATGATAAGCGCTTTATCCTTTTATCTCAAGATAATCAGGGGCAATCTATGGCAAGAAATAAAGCCTTAGAAATAGTGCGTGATATGCCCCCCCCCCATTATACTAAAAGCCATTATATATACTTTGTAGATGCTGATGACTACTTGGAATCTAATGCTTTAGAACACATTACAAAAATTTTAGAGCAGTATAAAGTCGATGTGCTTGTAGAGAACAGCATTACTGCACGAGACGCACAAAGCAATGAAATTGTGCCATTTGATTATAGTGTGTTTCCTCAACATATCAAGGGTTTATACACCCCTCACACGCTGATACAATCTTTGGGGGAGGAGCGGCATATTGCTACTACTTGGGCATTTGTTGTTAATGTTGATTTTTTGATTGCTTCGCGCATTAGTTTTATACCCTCTATTGTTTATGAGGATCTTGCCTTTTGCACACAAATAATCTTAGCTGCACAAAGCATTTATGTCGATAATGCTCACGTGTATAACTATGTGCTTTCACCTGATTCTATAATGAGAGCTAAATCTTCCTTCCAGACATACGCCAAGCAAACTTATAGTCTCTTTGTGCTTTTACAAACCTTTGTAGTCCTTGAAAGACAAAGCACAGATATGATTTTTAAAGATTTTTATCACCACGTTTGTTTAGATAGGGCTAAGAAGCTTATGCAATCTTTGCAGTTTATAGGCTATAAGGCGGGATTTAGCAAAGCAGATTTAAAGCCCTATCTGCCTTATATAAGGGGTAAATATCGCTTCTGCTATCATTTTCCTAGAATCTATGGTATCCCTAAACGTATTCGTCTTGTGTTGTAA
- a CDS encoding glycosyltransferase, whose translation MRILLTIGDISITGGAERVVVNLAHAFMQNGYDVELLSFFQANAMLPYEIDSRIPLHIWQAEAESVIAARMCSTQFSKLYYKNFYKFMLNISLYRHFKGFDVVVANDSIYMPFLKHKYTYYIKLIHSKLDRYNTRNSLFHTLIVLSKAQLKDWQNYHSNVRVIPNFLPTIPTQSTQYSQQRILSAGRLSNEKGFLRLLDIWALVQDGIRTSYPHLVSWQLVIVGDGEMRDEIESKIKNLGLQDSIILKPFTKNIESEYLAASIYAMASYFEGFGMVLAEASSYALPCIAFDVKTGPSDIIDDGKSGYLIKDNDLQDYANKLIALMDSESLRKDMGKNAKAKMQKQFSKEAIMPLWEQILKGCSQQKPLIAESSIEKPHQVSHIHFYIIIPLYNVENYIKRCLESLYAQSHECFTAIIINDGSIDKSAEIAAACIAEDKRFILHHQSNQGLSMARNKGLDLAKELENAQDRVYQSYIVFLDSDDYLESNALGRMAHILEAHNADVLVESAIKTRDPLSDEILPSTYSVFPPHVEGLYTPHTLIQSIGNKCLATNACTFILNAKFLFASNIRFVPYILYEDIAFCTQIILAAQSIYVDNAHVYNYVLSPDSIMRATPSPNARMRQANSYFTLLQMFVAYKEQSDDEIFKSHYHNTCIIIVKKLMRSLQFIGYKAGFSKADLKPYLPYIRGKYRFCYHFPRIYGIPKRIRLFITHFLRSILNNKDKRL comes from the coding sequence ATGAGAATCTTACTTACCATAGGTGATATAAGTATTACAGGTGGAGCAGAGCGTGTAGTGGTTAATCTTGCTCATGCTTTTATGCAGAATGGCTATGATGTAGAGCTATTAAGCTTTTTTCAGGCAAATGCGATGTTGCCTTATGAGATAGATTCACGTATTCCTTTGCATATATGGCAAGCAGAAGCGGAATCCGTTATTGCTGCAAGAATGTGTTCAACTCAATTTTCAAAATTGTATTATAAGAATTTTTATAAGTTCATGCTTAACATATCACTATATAGACATTTCAAAGGTTTTGATGTAGTCGTAGCCAATGACAGCATTTATATGCCATTTTTGAAACATAAATATACATATTATATAAAACTTATTCATTCTAAACTTGATAGATATAATACTCGCAACAGCCTCTTCCACACCCTCATTGTCCTAAGCAAGGCACAATTAAAAGACTGGCAAAATTATCACAGTAATGTTCGCGTAATTCCTAACTTTCTCCCTACTATCCCCACACAAAGCACCCAATACTCACAGCAAAGAATCTTATCTGCTGGACGATTAAGCAACGAAAAAGGCTTTTTACGATTACTCGATATATGGGCTTTAGTGCAAGATGGGATTAGGACAAGCTATCCGCATTTAGTCTCGTGGCAGCTTGTTATCGTAGGCGATGGTGAGATGAGAGACGAGATAGAATCTAAAATTAAAAATTTAGGATTGCAAGATTCTATTATCCTAAAGCCATTTACCAAAAATATAGAATCTGAATATCTTGCAGCAAGTATTTATGCAATGGCAAGCTATTTTGAAGGCTTTGGTATGGTATTAGCAGAGGCAAGTTCTTATGCCCTGCCCTGTATAGCTTTTGATGTGAAAACCGGACCAAGTGATATTATTGATGATGGCAAAAGTGGCTATCTTATCAAAGATAATGACTTGCAAGACTATGCTAATAAGCTTATAGCCCTTATGGATAGCGAATCTTTACGCAAAGATATGGGTAAAAATGCAAAAGCAAAAATGCAAAAGCAATTTTCTAAAGAAGCCATTATGCCACTGTGGGAGCAAATACTTAAGGGTTGTTCACAGCAAAAGCCTTTGATAGCAGAAAGTAGCATTGAGAAGCCACATCAAGTATCGCATATTCATTTTTACATCATTATCCCTTTATATAATGTAGAAAATTATATTAAGCGATGTTTGGAATCGCTGTATGCTCAAAGCCATGAGTGTTTCACCGCTATTATTATTAACGATGGCAGTATAGACAAAAGCGCAGAGATAGCTGCTGCCTGTATAGCCGAAGATAAGCGTTTTATCTTGCATCATCAAAGCAATCAAGGCTTATCTATGGCGCGCAATAAAGGCTTAGATCTAGCAAAAGAGCTAGAGAATGCTCAAGATAGGGTATATCAAAGCTATATAGTGTTTTTAGATTCCGATGATTATTTAGAATCTAATGCCTTAGGGCGTATGGCTCATATACTAGAAGCGCATAATGCTGATGTGCTAGTAGAGAGTGCCATTAAGACAAGAGACCCTCTTAGTGATGAGATTTTACCCTCTACATATAGTGTCTTTCCTCCTCACGTTGAGGGGCTATACACGCCCCATACGCTTATTCAAAGCATAGGTAATAAATGTCTTGCTACTAATGCCTGCACATTTATTCTTAATGCTAAGTTTCTTTTTGCGAGTAATATTCGCTTTGTGCCATATATTTTGTATGAAGATATTGCCTTTTGCACACAAATAATCTTAGCTGCACAAAGCATTTATGTCGATAATGCTCACGTGTATAACTATGTGCTTTCACCTGATTCTATAATGAGAGCTACCCCCTCGCCTAATGCACGTATGAGACAGGCTAATAGTTATTTTACTCTTTTACAAATGTTTGTGGCATATAAGGAGCAAAGTGATGATGAGATTTTTAAAAGCCACTATCATAATACCTGCATAATCATTGTTAAAAAGCTTATGCGCTCCCTACAATTTATAGGCTATAAGGCGGGATTTAGCAAAGCAGATTTAAAGCCCTATCTGCCTTATATAAGGGGTAAATATCGCTTCTGCTATCATTTTCCTAGAATCTATGGTATCCCTAAACGTATTCGTCTTTTTATTACTCATTTTTTACGCTCTATATTAAACAATAAGGACAAAAGACTATGA
- a CDS encoding O-antigen ligase family protein: protein MLHYIKRYNQEIALGFFATGMLFYALGITSFGKGFAIQTFIHIGGLLFIIYNYRSFSVRTWRILMLPIICFSIVAILGLLTIFDDVWQRKVSVVLKAINQNIIGIFVLFVIMFLYAMYARFKNVLYFLCFFTLLCLVEVCSTIYLGVSNGFFKGANNVPYFFKAIFTYNLWLLAPMAISLAAVMVCKKPVFKLLGVCGIILTFIAMLANGERSFIVTFVCMLFVPFILWHYKHKMQIALGTFSVIILCIVGFYHISKDLPLRYNFAHMLDNFLVVWQSSPAEMGQFDEACFDIKQKWLRCAEESLVVGKNEISIEHSALSRINMSKSTFLAALDEPFKPHIVGVFQVGEYLWHYYNRKNPQNRSYIVLDDQANKNANGYNSPHNFAISLLFCYGIIGFLCIVAFQGFLLYSAKKSIKQKNVFVAFWGLVLGIFVIGICAQSLFDVLYTVILQPMFIIFGILAGLGWRDENLTYHR from the coding sequence GTGCTGCATTATATTAAACGATACAATCAAGAAATAGCCCTTGGGTTTTTTGCCACAGGAATGCTTTTTTATGCTTTGGGGATAACAAGCTTTGGTAAGGGCTTTGCGATACAGACTTTTATCCATATAGGTGGATTGCTTTTTATTATTTATAATTATCGCTCTTTTAGTGTGAGAACTTGGCGCATTTTGATGCTACCTATTATCTGCTTTAGTATCGTAGCTATTTTGGGGCTTTTGACAATCTTTGATGATGTATGGCAACGCAAGGTATCGGTTGTTCTTAAAGCCATCAATCAAAATATTATTGGGATTTTTGTTTTATTTGTCATAATGTTTTTGTATGCGATGTATGCTAGATTCAAAAATGTTTTATATTTCTTGTGTTTTTTTACCTTGCTTTGTTTGGTTGAAGTCTGCTCTACAATTTACCTGGGTGTAAGTAATGGATTTTTTAAGGGCGCCAATAATGTGCCTTATTTTTTTAAGGCAATTTTTACCTATAATCTCTGGCTTCTTGCGCCTATGGCAATATCTCTAGCAGCTGTGATGGTATGCAAAAAGCCTGTCTTCAAACTTTTAGGAGTTTGTGGCATTATTCTTACCTTTATCGCTATGCTTGCTAATGGTGAACGTAGCTTTATTGTAACATTTGTATGTATGCTTTTTGTGCCTTTTATTTTGTGGCATTATAAGCATAAAATGCAAATTGCCTTAGGCACATTTAGCGTAATTATCTTATGTATTGTAGGGTTTTATCATATATCTAAGGATTTGCCTCTACGATATAATTTTGCCCATATGCTTGATAACTTTTTGGTCGTATGGCAGAGCTCTCCTGCTGAAATGGGGCAATTTGATGAGGCGTGTTTTGATATAAAGCAAAAATGGCTTCGATGCGCGGAGGAGAGCTTAGTCGTGGGCAAAAATGAGATTAGCATAGAGCATTCTGCCCTCTCACGTATCAATATGAGTAAATCCACATTTTTAGCCGCGCTTGATGAGCCATTTAAGCCTCACATTGTAGGAGTTTTTCAGGTAGGTGAATATCTTTGGCATTATTATAATCGTAAAAATCCTCAAAATCGCTCATATATTGTGCTCGATGATCAAGCAAATAAAAATGCAAATGGTTACAATAGTCCCCATAATTTTGCCATAAGCTTACTTTTCTGTTATGGAATCATAGGCTTTTTGTGTATTGTAGCTTTTCAGGGGTTTTTGCTTTATAGTGCAAAGAAAAGTATAAAGCAAAAAAATGTTTTTGTAGCATTTTGGGGATTAGTTTTAGGGATTTTTGTCATTGGGATATGCGCCCAAAGTTTATTTGACGTGCTCTATACTGTTATCTTGCAGCCCATGTTTATCATATTTGGTATATTGGCAGGATTAGGATGGAGAGATGAGAATCTTACTTACCATAGGTGA